In Falco naumanni isolate bFalNau1 chromosome 15, bFalNau1.pat, whole genome shotgun sequence, the DNA window CTcagctgcaattttaaaaaaactactttattttttatacacACAGTTTcagatttatatattttaaaaaaaaaaagtcagacatACGATATTACAAGACAGCCTGGCTTTGgagagggaaaataatttccttttgtccttcTCCAAAGAGCAGATGGATCTGCTTCCCAGCTGATCTCCCCAGCAGAGTAGCAGACACCTCTCATTGCCAGCACATCTTCCCCCTTTTCAAGGCTCTGAGAAAATTCATGGCGAAGCACCGCCTAGAAATTTATTGCTTTCAAGCCAGTGTGTGGCCTGTGCTGCCCTCAGAAGTTCCCTCTATGAAGTACACCCACACTCTCCAGGGTGGAGAGATTTGCCTGACATCATTAGACAGCAGCCTAGTGCTGGCAAGCCACCACCTGCAGCAAGCAGATCTCCGAATCCAAGAGAGAGGCCCACCTCTGCAAAGAGGGAGCACGTAGGAGCTGCCGTacagggatgctcctgggcCACTGGCAGCTCTGGAGCGGTTCCCAGCCgcctgctccctcccctgcctgcacacacaccGAAGGGGAACCACAGCCCGTGTGCCGAGGAGGGGCTGCAGGCTTGGGTGGCTTCAGGAGATCTGCGCAGGGAGGTGGAAGCTGGCCAGATGGAGGTGAGGAGGGAGCCTGCTCCTTTCCACTGCCCTCTCCTCAGAGGTTTGGGGGCCGGCCTGGCTAGTACCTCAGAAATCCTGGGACTGAGCACTCTCACCAGGCTGAAGGTTAGTCCGGAGCTTGTACATGTGATCTAAGGCTTGAGTAAGGAAAGTCCCGGTTGTGTTGATCTCCATCAAGGTTAAGTTATCTagctaaaagagaaaacaacagaatGTGGGGAGACAGCCCTGTTGCAGTGGAGGACAAGGAACtctgaaagcagctctgcagcccgCACTTTTCCTTCGGTGACACCCCAAGGGACTGGCCCAGCTGCCACCCCCAGTCAAGAGAAGCACACGAGCAACAAGAGCGCTATTTCCATAAGGCACGGGGAGCTGCAACCAGCCCATAAAGCAAGGTTTCAGCATATGGCTTTAGATCCCAACTGACATACCCACAACCCAGGAAAAACATGCCCCAACCAGCATTTTCACGAGCAGCTCTCATCAGTCACAAGCCCACACAATCGCACGGCATCTGGAAGCCTCCCAGCACGGAGCTGGCAAACCTCGCCCCGCGCGTCCCCGCCGCACCTTGGCGTGAGCTTCCTGCTGCCTGACGAAGCTGTCCGCAGACAGCCGCAGCTTGGCCACCCGGGTGTCCCAGGTATCCTTCACCAGCGTTCGAATCTCGTCGGCTTTGGGGATGTTGTCTGAGGcactggaggaggagaggatCAGAACAGGCTGTGAGGGACTCGTACGTTATGTCACCGGTGTAAGTAATGTTGGCAGTTCTTCAGCCCTCCGAGGCATAAGCAGAACAGTttgctacagagaaaaaaacctgcaactCAACATTAAAATCCAGCCTGGTACTTCTGCTGCTGGGATTTCTGGGATAGTTTATTTACCCAGGAATGCTCAGCTCTGATGCAGCATCTGGTTCTCACTAGAATCCTTCTGCTCTTTAATTGCCCAGCTGGTACGAGGTACACGGAGGGCCAATAACCCGGCCAAACTCACAGGCAGCCAGGGAATTGAAAGGACTCGGCTGCGATTAGAGCCCCGGCTCTGTGCTCTCGTGGCTCTATCAGAGTATTAAGTTGAAAGGACTGTACGAGCTGTGCCACATCCTCCCATTAAGGCAATTCAGCACTGCCATAAGGACCTCGAGAGATCAGATCAATTCACATGGACAGAGCTGTCAGGGTTATTCTAGCGTGAGGGAAGGAGCCGCACGCCAAGAGCGTCATCTCCAGAGGAAAAGCCAGTGCTTAAATGACCACCCCGCCGTAATAGAGGGCTTAAAGTCAGAAGAGCCTGCGCTAGGAAAAATACCAGCCAGCACATTTTACAAGTGAAATGCCTCAACAGGCAGGAGTTCAGACTTGGAATATCCCCGGTCTCCTGCTTCTCAGGCCGAGGAAAGAGGAGCTTTCCTCCTGAAGGAGAGCCAAGGAAGAAGCCTGGAGGGTTCAGGCTGCTGAACAGATTGCAGGCACGGAACGTGTTGCCGATCCTCAAGGCCTCTACGCTTAGCTGCCGCTCAATAAAGCGGCACAGCCCCAATTATCAGGCCACAGAACAAGCAATCCCCAAGTTACTGAAATGCAAAGTTACCATGAGAAAACTGCTGCAATGAGATCTTGGCACGCTGTGAAATAAACCTCCATTAACTCTCACTTTCCCACCGCCCTCTGGGGTTGCTGCCAACGAAAGCTTGAAAAATTGTCTATGCCAGTATGTACTCGGGCGGAAACTGTTACAATACATTTCCTACTTACTAGTTTAACAGCAGCTTTGTGAGTTCCATATAATAAGGACTGGGCATCGGAGTGAAGGTGTCCTCTTTACGTTCCTGGTCCCGGATTTCCTCcagtttttctaaaatacaacCAGGAATGGTCAGGCATTGCCAGACTTTCAATGCCCTAGGCACATTTTTAGCCCCCAGGAAAACCCACGCGCTGTTTCTGTAGGACCGACTCTGTGTTCAA includes these proteins:
- the GINS2 gene encoding DNA replication complex GINS protein PSF2; protein product: MEPAEVEFLAEKELVTIVPNFSLDRIHLIGGDLGPFNPGLPVEVPVWLAINLKQRQKCRLIPPEWMDVEKLEEIRDQERKEDTFTPMPSPYYMELTKLLLNYASDNIPKADEIRTLVKDTWDTRVAKLRLSADSFVRQQEAHAKLDNLTLMEINTTGTFLTQALDHMYKLRTNLQPGESAQSQDF